The DNA region GTAGTTCTTGGTGGGAGTCAAGCTTTAGCAAGAGCATGCTTTTCTATGATGACTCCAATTAAGAAATCGGCTGAATTTTTTGGATTTTATGCATTTACTATGAAAGCAGCTTCAGTAATTGGGCCCTTAATATATGTAGCTGCTGTAAACTCGAGTGACGAAAAGGTTGGAGTATTAATTATTTGGATATTAATAATTGCAGGAACATTATTATTATCTACAGTTAATGTTAGAGAAGGAATGAAGGTCGCCGAGTTAGAAAACTCAGCCTCTAAAAAATAAATTAAGTCTTAATTCTTACTTCTCCAATTTCTTCATATGAATATTTTCTCACTCCCGAAAGACCGTACCAAATTATTAACACTACAAGGATAGACACGACGCCTCCAAGAACCATTGTATTTCCCGCACCAATAAAATCAGACATTATTCCAACTTCCCATTTACCAATTCCATTGGCAGTCATTGCCGCTAAAGAATGTGCAGCTGTAGCTCTTCCTCTCATATTATCAGGTGTTGTTAGCTGAACGACTGTTTGCCTCATTGTCATACCTACGGCATCTGCTGCGCCTAATGCAACAAGAGCAAATATACCTATATAAATCGATGTTGACCATCCAAATATTATCAATAGAAAACCATAAACTAATGTTGCGTAAAGTACAATCACTCCCTTTCTTTTTAATTTATGAGTATAAACAACTAGTAAGCTTCCTAAAATTGCACCAACTGAATTAAAAATACTTAAAGTAACAACAGCACCTCTTCCACCTTGATATAATTTGCTCGCGAATAATGGAAAGAGTTCTCTATAGTAAGAAACTACAGTCACTCCGATATCAAGAATGTATAATCCAGGAAGTATTGGATGAGATTTTATATATTTGAATCCTTCAACTATATTTTTATTCACTGACTCTGATTTAGTAATATCTAAAGCTCTTCCACTTTCTTTTATGAATAATGGTGAAATTACACTTATAAAAGCCAAAAAAGTATTTATCCAGAAAGATAAAATAAGAGATTCACTCCCACTATCACCCGTATTTAACAATATTATTAAAGGAGTTACTATTGTACCAATCTGCCAAGTTATAGTATTCATAGCTACAGCATGCCCTAAGACATTTCTTGGGACAACTCTAGCTGTAAATGCAGATCTTGCAGGTCCTCCAAAAACACTACTTGCAGCAAGTATTCCAGAAACTAGATAAACATGCCATATTTCCAAGCTTGAAGTTGACTCAAGTATTGCCATAGAACCAATAAGAACTAAACTAAATAATTGAGTGAATGCTATAAGTTTTTTTCTATCTACTCTATCAGCAAAAACTCCTCCATATAAATTAGCTGGCAATCTTACTGCTAGTTCAATTAATCCTAGCCAAGCCAATGTAGATCCTTGACCAGTTCGTTCATAAAGCCAAATTGCAGTAATAATCATCCTTAGATTCATAGTTGCAGTTGCTGTGACAGTTGAGAACCATAAAACTCTATAATCAAAATAAAGGAAAGCAGACCATATTCTTAATTGATCTACATTTGCCTTTTCATTACTACTTTTACTATTCATACTTGTTGGAAGTATAACTAAAAAAATTGAAAAATTATTATAATTTTCAATCTAAATCTATATATTTATTAATATTTAGATAAATTTCCTCTAAAATGCCTTTTTATATTTTGAGTTTATTTTTTTATAAATATTATAATTTTTTATATTTTTATATTTGAAAAGGTTCTAATTAATTTATAAATTTAGTAGAAAAAATATATTTATTATTGTTTCTACTAAATTACAAAAAAATAACTATTTTTTTAAATGTAACACTTATGGGTATATTTCAAAAAAAAAAATTGCATAGGTAAAAAAATGTTTCTTTTAAGATTCAAGCTAATTTAATAAACAAATCAAATAAATATTATGATCTGGTAATAATCTGTGTATTTTAAAGAATATTTGTTACTTTATTTATTAATGTAATTTATATCTATAAAAATATTTTTATGAATATCCGTAATTAAGTTATCAGTAATATTTTTTCAATTTTTTATATTATGCTTCTATAATGCCTCTATTATTCCTGCATTATGGAAAGTAATTATGAACATAGAAAATAATAAAATTCCAGATTATTCTTTATCTGAAAGTATTAAGTTTGTTGAACCTTTCGCATTTTCAAGCTTTTCTAGTATAAATAAGAACCAGTATGCTAGTTTAAGGGGTTTCAATGCTTCTGGTGGTGCTTATAACCTTAGATTATCGTCCGCAAGGCTCTGGGGCCTTCTTACAGATGGTAACCCTTTCTCTTTAACAACTCTTTCTAATCAAATATTCAACTCAAATTCTGAAAATTATAAAATAGAGGCAATTTATAAAGCTTCTAAAACTTTTATAATATTAAACCGCTTATCTAGAGACTTGCCTATATCACCTTCAACAAATGATATATCAAGGATAATTCCACAAAAAATTTCTAGTAAAAACTTAAGAAAAATTAAAAACTTAATTTTAGATTTACGACTACATAGATCAAATTTCATCCAAGAGGATAAACAAATATTAGAAACTAAAGAAATAAAACTAGAACTAAGTGGAGTAAGTATTGAAATAGAAGAATCTAAGGAATCATTGCTTGCTGCAATAAAATTATTGGAATCTAGATTAGATTTATTTAGAGTTTAGTGTTTCTAGTATACTTTTAGCCAAACTCAGATTTATATTTTTTATTGAAATCAATTCTTTTATAGATGCTTTTTTAATTTCCTCTGTAGAACCAAATTTTTTAAGTAATGCTTTTTTCTTTATTTTTCCAATCCCATCAATAAAATCTAACTCTGATCTTATAGCTTTTTTTTGTCTTATATTCCTATGGTAAGTTACTGCGAAACGATGAGCTTCGTCACGAACTCTTTGTAATAAGTATAATCCTTGTGAAGACTTATCTAAAATTATTGGTTCCTCACTATATGGCATGAAAATTTCTTCTTCTCTTTTCGCTATTCCTGCAATTGGAATATCAGAAAAACCTAGTTCAAGTAATATTTGAAGAGCAGAACTTAATTGACCCTTACCTCCATCAATTAATATCAAATCAGGCGTCTTAGAAAATGAATCTAGTTTTTTATTAATCTCTTTGTTTTTATCTAAAAGTTTTTTATATCTTCTATAGATAACTTCTCTCATAGCTTCAAAATCATCATTTTTATCTTCTGATATCTTAAATCTTCTATAATCTGACTTTTTGGGTATTCCATTTTCAAATACTGACATAGATGCGACAACATTTGATCCTTGAATATGAGAAATATCAAAACATTCAATCCTGTTAGGCAGAGATAAAAGACCAAGTTCATTTTGTAAATCATTTAGGGCTATTTTTGTTTTCTTTGAATCATTGATCCACTTAATTTGCCATTGTTTTAATGATTCTTTTGCATTTGTAATGCCCATTTTTAATAACTTACTTTTTGTACCTCTTAGAGGTATTCTTATGTTAACGGTTTTATTAGATTTATTTTCTAAAAAATCTTTTATTATACTTTTTTCTGATGGTAATTCTGAAACTAAAATAGATTTTGGTATAAAAATGGATTTTGAATAATAATCAAATAAGAAAAGTCTTATGATTTCATTTATTTCTGTAGATTCAGTTCTTTCTATTCTAAATTTTTCATGAGCAATCATATTTCCTTTTCTAATATTAAACACAACTATCATTGCTTCGTTTTTATTTTTTACACAAGAAATTAAATCGAAAGTTTCATAA from Dehalococcoidia bacterium includes:
- a CDS encoding MFS transporter is translated as VVLGGSQALARACFSMMTPIKKSAEFFGFYAFTMKAASVIGPLIYVAAVNSSDEKVGVLIIWILIIAGTLLLSTVNVREGMKVAELENSASKK
- the uvrC gene encoding excinuclease ABC subunit UvrC, with product MANSESFKNRLKDIPKKPGVYLHSNTKKEIIYVGKANSLQDRLRYYFSQQPDLTPKIIELVSNIEDFDFIVTETEQEALLLENQLIKKYQPKYNARLKDDKSYPYIKITKSEKFPQIVISRNPKEDKNKYYGPYSSISSVRQTLDLLSKIFPYRTCTKEITGNDLKACLEFDLGRCKAPCIGNSNQKEYEQIINNVETFLSGKTSSIVKEIKTEMVKASEEENYERAAVYRDRIRSIEKMLEKQKVSGLHYETFDLISCVKNKNEAMIVVFNIRKGNMIAHEKFRIERTESTEINEIIRLFLFDYYSKSIFIPKSILVSELPSEKSIIKDFLENKSNKTVNIRIPLRGTKSKLLKMGITNAKESLKQWQIKWINDSKKTKIALNDLQNELGLLSLPNRIECFDISHIQGSNVVASMSVFENGIPKKSDYRRFKISEDKNDDFEAMREVIYRRYKKLLDKNKEINKKLDSFSKTPDLILIDGGKGQLSSALQILLELGFSDIPIAGIAKREEEIFMPYSEEPIILDKSSQGLYLLQRVRDEAHRFAVTYHRNIRQKKAIRSELDFIDGIGKIKKKALLKKFGSTEEIKKASIKELISIKNINLSLAKSILETLNSK
- a CDS encoding MFS transporter; protein product: MNSKSSNEKANVDQLRIWSAFLYFDYRVLWFSTVTATATMNLRMIITAIWLYERTGQGSTLAWLGLIELAVRLPANLYGGVFADRVDRKKLIAFTQLFSLVLIGSMAILESTSSLEIWHVYLVSGILAASSVFGGPARSAFTARVVPRNVLGHAVAMNTITWQIGTIVTPLIILLNTGDSGSESLILSFWINTFLAFISVISPLFIKESGRALDITKSESVNKNIVEGFKYIKSHPILPGLYILDIGVTVVSYYRELFPLFASKLYQGGRGAVVTLSIFNSVGAILGSLLVVYTHKLKRKGVIVLYATLVYGFLLIIFGWSTSIYIGIFALVALGAADAVGMTMRQTVVQLTTPDNMRGRATAAHSLAAMTANGIGKWEVGIMSDFIGAGNTMVLGGVVSILVVLIIWYGLSGVRKYSYEEIGEVRIKT